One Paenibacillus riograndensis SBR5 DNA segment encodes these proteins:
- the sdaAA gene encoding L-serine ammonia-lyase, iron-sulfur-dependent, subunit alpha has protein sequence MNFQTLSQLAVLCEERGMGIGALMLEEQSEESGRSKEQEFATMSQYYGVMKEAVHRGMTENTTSRSGLTGLDAQRVASYNAADEPCLGGPAGQAMAYALAVSEVNASMGRIIATPTAGSCGIIPGVFLSCQERFGWDDDYVVSGLFAAGAIGYVIANNSFVSGAEGGCQAEVGSAIGMAAGALTELRGGTPAQAVHAVGLALKNTLGLICDPVGGLVEIPCIVRNGFGAVTALAAADMALAGVRSVIPSDEVIKVMLEVGSAMPEKHRETAGGGLAQTPTGRKIMKDLRNKK, from the coding sequence ATGAATTTTCAAACCTTAAGCCAGCTGGCTGTATTATGTGAGGAGCGGGGAATGGGCATCGGCGCGTTGATGCTGGAGGAACAGAGCGAGGAATCCGGCCGTTCCAAGGAACAGGAATTCGCCACCATGAGCCAGTATTACGGGGTAATGAAGGAAGCTGTACACCGCGGCATGACAGAGAATACTACCTCGCGCAGTGGTCTGACGGGCCTGGATGCCCAGCGGGTTGCGTCTTACAATGCGGCAGACGAGCCTTGTCTGGGCGGACCTGCCGGCCAGGCCATGGCTTATGCGCTGGCTGTATCGGAGGTCAATGCGTCGATGGGCCGCATTATTGCCACGCCGACAGCAGGCTCCTGCGGAATTATTCCCGGCGTGTTTTTGAGCTGCCAGGAGCGTTTCGGCTGGGACGATGACTACGTGGTATCCGGTCTGTTCGCCGCTGGAGCTATCGGGTATGTTATTGCCAATAATTCATTCGTCTCCGGAGCGGAGGGAGGCTGCCAGGCTGAGGTGGGTTCGGCCATCGGGATGGCGGCGGGAGCACTGACCGAGCTGCGCGGCGGCACGCCGGCGCAGGCCGTTCATGCCGTTGGCCTCGCGCTCAAAAATACACTCGGACTGATCTGTGATCCTGTAGGCGGACTTGTGGAGATTCCCTGCATCGTGCGCAACGGCTTCGGTGCCGTTACGGCGCTGGCCGCCGCTGATATGGCGCTGGCCGGGGTACGCAGCGTGATTCCATCCGACGAGGTCATCAAGGTGATGCTGGAGGTTGGCTCGGCCATGCCGGAGAAGCACCGGGAGACGGCCGGGGGCGGACTGGCCCAGACCCCGACCGGGCGGAAGATTATGAAGGATCTGCGCAACAAGAAATAG
- a CDS encoding YwbE family protein, producing MNGQVRADIRAGLEVDIVLKQDQATGKLTHGVVKDILTNSPRHPHGIKVRLADGQVGRVKHIT from the coding sequence ATGAACGGGCAAGTTAGAGCGGATATCCGCGCCGGACTTGAGGTGGATATTGTACTGAAGCAGGACCAGGCCACAGGCAAACTTACACATGGCGTGGTCAAAGACATTCTCACCAACTCGCCCCGCCATCCGCACGGGATCAAGGTACGGCTGGCTGACGGCCAAGTCGGACGGGTCAAGCATATTACGTAA
- a CDS encoding HNH endonuclease has product MTDTNLPLSKQCAYCKQYKPLTEFRRRTGKRSKGQSRRGACRECRKLREAGNAQMQLQVKGTPALKETKTSHTSTGSKGKTRPRAADPRRKAPQLRGPKPDPQDASALVPSAKGMILMRGHSDKGRRWHQEIDLELAVTLVKEHAAVVVNRRTIRRLYSNKDFRAYILTRDNYTCHFCGLYGDTIDHLLPRAKGGHTTPDNCVCACNLCNQSKADQYVEEFMGR; this is encoded by the coding sequence ATGACCGATACCAATCTGCCATTATCCAAACAATGTGCTTACTGCAAGCAATATAAACCGCTCACCGAATTCCGCAGACGCACGGGCAAGCGCTCCAAGGGCCAGTCGCGCCGGGGCGCCTGCCGGGAATGCCGCAAGCTGCGCGAGGCCGGGAATGCCCAGATGCAGCTGCAAGTAAAAGGGACCCCGGCCCTCAAGGAAACCAAGACGTCCCATACCTCAACCGGAAGCAAGGGGAAGACGCGTCCGCGCGCAGCCGATCCCCGGCGGAAGGCTCCGCAGCTGCGGGGTCCGAAGCCTGACCCGCAGGATGCCTCGGCCCTAGTTCCGTCCGCCAAAGGTATGATTCTGATGCGCGGCCACAGTGACAAGGGCCGCCGCTGGCATCAGGAAATTGATCTTGAGCTTGCAGTGACGCTCGTCAAAGAGCATGCCGCGGTGGTGGTGAACCGCCGTACGATCCGCCGCCTGTACAGCAACAAGGATTTCCGGGCCTACATTCTAACGAGGGACAATTATACCTGCCATTTCTGCGGCCTGTACGGCGACACCATTGACCATCTGCTGCCGCGCGCCAAAGGCGGCCACACCACGCCGGACAATTGCGTCTGCGCTTGTAATCTATGCAACCAGAGCAAGGCCGACCAGTATGTGGAGGAATTTATGGGGCGGTAA
- a CDS encoding LacI family DNA-binding transcriptional regulator: MTTIYDIAKKTGYSPTTVSKAFNNYSDVREKTRQEILRTAQEMGYLPNAHARTLTTKKSWTIGVLFVEGTGAGIRHPFFSAVIESFKQVAVAKGYALMFISKDVGGKQSGYLENCRIRGVDGVVVFLSDYNDPYFLELLESDIPTVILDYNTPQSHTVCSDNRAGALLAVNYLASLGHRRIGHISGGGNSFPGSERELGYIAAMEELGLDVPDGYIAEGAFFSRESGYDAMLKLLELPECPTAVFASGDLLALGAMMAAKDKGLSVPSDISVMGYDDIELAAYVSPALTTIRQDTEMLGTRAAEILIASIDGKGQDKEALMLPVEVVVRDSCAPPGRE; encoded by the coding sequence TTGACAACGATTTATGATATTGCCAAAAAAACCGGCTACTCGCCAACCACGGTTTCCAAGGCGTTCAACAATTATTCCGATGTGCGGGAGAAGACACGCCAGGAAATTCTCAGGACGGCGCAGGAAATGGGGTACCTGCCCAACGCGCATGCTCGTACCCTGACGACCAAGAAGTCATGGACCATCGGTGTGCTGTTTGTTGAGGGGACCGGGGCGGGTATCCGCCATCCATTTTTCAGCGCGGTGATTGAGAGCTTCAAGCAGGTTGCGGTAGCCAAAGGTTATGCGCTGATGTTCATTTCCAAGGATGTCGGCGGCAAGCAGAGCGGTTATCTGGAGAATTGCCGGATTCGCGGGGTGGACGGGGTTGTAGTGTTCCTGTCCGATTATAACGACCCTTATTTCCTGGAGCTGCTGGAAAGTGATATTCCCACGGTTATTCTGGATTATAATACGCCGCAGTCCCATACAGTCTGCTCGGATAACAGGGCGGGAGCACTGCTGGCGGTCAATTACCTGGCGTCCTTGGGGCACCGGAGGATCGGCCACATTTCCGGAGGCGGGAACTCCTTTCCGGGAAGCGAGCGTGAACTGGGGTACATAGCGGCCATGGAGGAGCTGGGCCTTGACGTGCCGGACGGCTATATTGCCGAGGGCGCTTTTTTCTCCAGAGAAAGCGGCTATGATGCAATGCTGAAGCTGCTTGAACTGCCGGAGTGTCCGACGGCTGTATTTGCTTCGGGTGACCTGCTGGCGCTCGGCGCCATGATGGCAGCCAAAGACAAAGGCTTGTCCGTTCCGTCGGATATTTCGGTGATGGGCTATGATGATATCGAGCTTGCTGCGTATGTATCCCCCGCGCTTACAACCATCCGGCAGGATACGGAGATGCTCGGGACACGGGCGGCTGAGATTCTGATCGCCTCCATCGACGGCAAAGGGCAAGACAAGGAAGCGCTAATGCTTCCTGTTGAAGTGGTTGTGCGGGACTCCTGCGCGCCGCCGGGCAGAGAATAA
- a CDS encoding glycoside hydrolase family 30 protein: protein MTKARTVITAKDTGERLSPREGIVFRARNTGEKADVQLLPEREFQQILGFGGAFTEAAAYTLSRMSPGKRAEVIRRYFHPEEGLNYSMGRVHIHSCDFALGNYTYVQDGDSALATFDISHDHQWVIPLIKDAMDVKGGPLTMLASPWSPPAWMKTNGEMNHGGSLKPEYANVWARYYTKFIEAYRREGIPVWAVSVQNEPAAVQTWDSCVYSAEEERDFVKNHLGPVMHEAGMADVNIVIWDHNRDIMVERASTVLSDPEAARYVWGTGIHWYGGEEFDKVARVHELFPEKHLLFTEGCQEGGVRLGEWFTGERYGRNMIGDLNAWTEGYLDWNLVLDETGGPNHVGNFCDAPVIADTTSDEVHYNSSYYYIGHFSKFIAPGAVRIGLESAAEGVLSTAFRNPDGSLAVVLMNEGEHVRSVTLGLGGELAECELPPHSIATHVIS from the coding sequence ATGACAAAAGCTCGTACAGTGATTACCGCCAAGGATACGGGGGAGCGTCTAAGCCCGAGAGAAGGAATTGTTTTCAGAGCCCGCAACACCGGGGAGAAGGCCGATGTGCAGCTGCTGCCGGAACGGGAGTTCCAGCAAATACTTGGGTTTGGCGGCGCTTTTACGGAAGCTGCGGCCTACACGCTGTCACGGATGAGCCCCGGGAAACGGGCAGAGGTGATCCGGCGTTATTTTCACCCGGAGGAAGGACTGAACTACAGCATGGGACGTGTGCACATCCACAGCTGTGATTTCGCGCTAGGCAATTATACCTATGTGCAGGATGGAGATTCAGCGCTGGCGACCTTTGATATTTCCCATGACCATCAGTGGGTGATTCCGCTGATTAAAGACGCAATGGACGTCAAAGGCGGCCCGCTTACGATGCTGGCTTCCCCCTGGAGTCCTCCGGCCTGGATGAAGACCAACGGTGAGATGAACCATGGCGGTTCGCTGAAGCCGGAATACGCGAATGTATGGGCGCGGTATTACACGAAATTCATTGAAGCTTACCGCAGGGAGGGCATACCGGTCTGGGCTGTCTCGGTGCAGAATGAGCCGGCAGCTGTTCAGACCTGGGATTCCTGTGTGTACAGCGCAGAGGAGGAGCGGGATTTTGTCAAAAACCATCTGGGCCCTGTAATGCATGAGGCGGGAATGGCGGATGTGAACATCGTCATTTGGGACCATAACCGCGATATCATGGTCGAACGCGCTTCGACGGTGTTGTCCGATCCCGAGGCGGCCCGGTATGTCTGGGGCACAGGCATTCACTGGTATGGCGGTGAGGAGTTCGACAAGGTGGCCAGGGTGCATGAGCTTTTCCCGGAAAAGCATCTGCTGTTCACGGAAGGCTGCCAGGAGGGTGGTGTGCGGCTGGGCGAATGGTTCACCGGTGAACGTTACGGGCGGAATATGATCGGTGATTTAAACGCCTGGACGGAAGGCTATCTGGATTGGAACCTGGTGCTTGACGAGACCGGAGGGCCGAATCATGTGGGCAATTTCTGTGATGCTCCGGTGATTGCCGATACGACTTCCGATGAGGTGCATTACAACAGCTCCTATTACTACATCGGGCATTTCAGCAAATTTATAGCTCCCGGGGCTGTGCGCATCGGACTGGAATCCGCTGCTGAGGGCGTGCTGTCCACCGCCTTTCGAAATCCGGACGGCAGCCTCGCTGTAGTGCTTATGAATGAGGGGGAGCATGTGCGCAGCGTAACTCTGGGACTGGGGGGTGAGCTGGCCGAATGCGAGCTGCCGCCGCACTCTATTGCAACACATGTCATTTCTTAA
- a CDS encoding serine hydrolase domain-containing protein → MIILLMVAGSVLPLLQPGTAHAEAAPHAVDTARIDTFVESMLEKLDFPGMAVGIVKGDQIIYTQGYGHSGPDGQPVTPQTPFILGSSSKSFTALAIMQLVEQGKIDLNAPVQRYLPEFELEDKDASKTILVRHLLNHSSGISTFHGRTAFTNTASTIDELIHGLKNTPLTEPVGSQYQYSNANYDLLGGIIQAVSGESYAEYIQDHVYSPLDMKNSYTSTPEAKKHGLATGYKSIFGFMAPFEQPDNPSMLASAYLISSAEDMSHYLVAQLNGGKFHDISVAATESVAQMHQPAIKDPATGGEYGMGWEIVHGVVQHAGDVESFHADMKLDGDIGVVVLMNAHDYAVRAFKLGMVADGILAIMHGREPVDDAGSITGTYILIDVISAAVMIMLGVSVFNLIKRKKSFRHTPLRIILFAFCLVLFNAVLPIAVLYGFSHTFAPWSVVFSFLPGLGHLAFVLSILSLVIGAAKLIVLMHNLRLHRMKESGNTM, encoded by the coding sequence ATGATCATACTGTTGATGGTCGCAGGCAGCGTACTGCCCTTGCTGCAACCGGGGACGGCCCATGCGGAAGCAGCTCCACATGCTGTAGACACGGCCCGGATTGATACTTTTGTTGAATCGATGCTGGAGAAGCTGGATTTTCCCGGCATGGCGGTCGGCATTGTGAAGGGAGACCAGATCATTTACACCCAGGGATATGGACATTCAGGTCCGGATGGACAGCCTGTTACACCGCAAACGCCCTTTATTCTGGGCTCCAGCTCCAAATCGTTTACGGCGCTGGCCATCATGCAGCTGGTTGAGCAAGGAAAGATTGATCTGAATGCACCGGTGCAGCGTTATTTGCCGGAATTTGAGCTTGAAGACAAGGACGCGTCCAAAACCATTCTGGTCCGGCATTTGTTGAATCATAGCAGCGGAATATCCACTTTTCATGGCCGGACAGCTTTTACCAACACGGCATCTACTATTGATGAACTCATACATGGGCTAAAAAACACACCCTTAACCGAGCCGGTTGGCTCCCAGTATCAATATTCTAATGCAAATTACGATTTACTGGGCGGAATTATCCAGGCCGTTTCCGGCGAGTCTTATGCAGAATATATACAGGACCACGTGTATTCTCCTCTGGACATGAAGAACAGCTATACATCTACACCTGAGGCGAAAAAACACGGGTTGGCCACAGGATACAAGTCCATCTTTGGTTTTATGGCCCCTTTTGAGCAGCCGGATAACCCGTCTATGCTCGCATCCGCTTATCTGATTTCAAGCGCAGAAGATATGAGCCATTATTTAGTTGCTCAACTCAATGGCGGAAAGTTCCACGATATCAGCGTGGCTGCCACGGAAAGTGTTGCACAGATGCATCAGCCGGCCATAAAAGACCCTGCCACCGGCGGTGAATATGGCATGGGCTGGGAAATCGTGCATGGTGTTGTTCAGCATGCGGGTGATGTTGAAAGCTTTCACGCCGATATGAAGCTGGACGGGGACATAGGTGTTGTGGTATTAATGAATGCCCATGATTATGCGGTCCGCGCCTTTAAGCTAGGCATGGTTGCTGACGGAATTCTTGCAATTATGCATGGACGGGAGCCGGTGGATGATGCGGGAAGCATTACCGGCACCTATATTCTGATTGATGTGATTAGTGCGGCAGTGATGATTATGCTGGGAGTATCGGTTTTTAATCTGATTAAACGCAAGAAAAGCTTTAGACATACCCCGCTGCGAATCATCCTGTTCGCGTTCTGTCTGGTTTTGTTTAATGCAGTGCTGCCAATTGCTGTTTTATACGGCTTTAGTCATACCTTTGCTCCATGGAGTGTGGTGTTCTCCTTTTTGCCCGGACTTGGACATCTCGCGTTTGTCCTGAGTATTCTTTCACTCGTGATCGGGGCTGCCAAGCTGATTGTACTGATGCATAATCTGCGTCTGCACAGAATGAAGGAGAGCGGGAACACGATGTGA